GGTCGCATTCATGTCCCCTCCTCTAGCGGGCAGTTGCTGGCAGGCGGCAGATCAGGTATGTGGCGCGTCATCCGCACCAATCCTGCGCCGGCGATCGCCGCCAGGATGAGTAGTGACACCAGCAGCCCGGCCTTGACCGGTTTGGACAAGGCCGCCGGCGTGATGGCCCCCAGCGTGCCTCCCGGACCGTTGGAGCGCGACGTGCCCCCCGCCGGGGTGGTCGGCGTGCCTGCGAGCGACGGAGACGACGACCCTGTGGGCAGGGTTGACATGCTCGCGGCGACCCCGGCTGCGGTGGTCGAGCCTCCGAGGTTGCCGAGCACGCCGGTGTCGGTCGGCAAGGATCCAGAGCCGAGGTCCAGCGGGAACGGTGGTGTGGCGATGGCTGTGGCCGTCGCGCGCCCGAGGGTGATCGTGAGGCTGGAGCCGGTGAGGAAACCGGGGAGCGTGCAGAGCACCCCGAGCTGCGAAAGTTGAGACGGCAGGGCGCTGCAGTCGAGGTTCACCGACGCGTCGGAGGGAAGCGCGAGGCTGATCTTCAGTCCGCCGGCCGTTATCTCCTCGGCGGGTGACTGGTTGGTCTCGACAACTGGCAGGGGCGTCATCGTGACGTTGAACGCGGAGATGAACTGGTTGACCTGGGCGGCGGTCGGAGCGGCCAGAGCGTTGGGAAGGTTGGTGCTGACGGGGCCGACGCTGATGCCGTCGGTGCCGACGCTCACCTGGTGACCTTCGATCGTGATCTCTCCGATGTGCGTATAGGCACGCCCGATCGGCGAGGTCCCGTCACTAGAGGCAGTTGCGCTCGACGTGGTCGCTCCCACCGTGATCAGGCCACCGAGGATCGACAAGCTCGAGAACGCACCCGTCGCGGTCGACTGAGCTTCTGTGTCCGTCGTCGTCGCTTGCGAGTTGCCTTGCACTCCCTTCACGTCGAACAGTCCACTCACGCTGAAATCGGATAGCGCCGACTTCGTGCTCGTGCCGTTGCCGTCGGCATGAGAGACCATCTCGGCCGCGCCGCTGGTGTTGCCCTGCGGGTAGGTCGAGTCGGTCGGGCCTGCGGGGTAGAAGGTCTCGGCGCGCATGGGGTCATTGGCCTGCGCCGCCAACGGGGCCAGCTGGTCCGGGAGTCCCAGCTCGCCCGAGAGGGAGCCGAGGTTGCCGGCCGTGCCGCCGGGCCACACGACCGAAGCCAAGCCGTGGCCGAACGGGCCAGTCTCGAAGTCCGAGCTGTCCTCGGGTACGTCGCCCTCGGCGAGTGGATGCGCCCCGGCGAGGCCGGCGGTGTTGTCGATCACGAAGTCGAGGCTGTTGGCGTCCGCCTGGGACGTCCACCCGATCAGCGAGGTGTCGGCATGCGCGGAACCGCTGGGCGCGACAGCCCATACGAGGAACGACGCTGCGGCCAGGCAGACCAGTCGCCCTCCGAGCCGCCTCGAAGCCCGTCCCGGACCCGGGCCCTGCGGCACCGGTTCGTGTCTCCCTCTCATCGGTTCACCTCGCGGGTAGTGCGGAAGTCGGTCACGACGCGGCCCCCAGGTAGGCGCCGGCGACGTCCTGCATGTCGGCCGGTTGCCCGACGTCCTGGACCCTCCCGTGCACGAGCACGGCTGCGTAGTCGGCTATCGCGAGCGCGGTCCGGGCGAACTGCTCCACCAGCAGCACCGTCATCCCGTCGGCCGCTAACTGCCCGAGGACGTCGTAGAGCTCCTTGACGACGAGGGGGGCGAGTCCCATCGAGAGCTCGTCCACCAACAGCAGGGAAGGGTCGGTCACCACAGCCCGGGAGATCGCGAGCATCTGCTGCTGGCCGCCCGACAGCGTCCCCGAGAGCTGCTTGCGCCTCTCTCCCAGAATCGGAAATCTTGTGTACGTCTTGTCCTGCACGTCCGACGCAGAGAGACCCGAGCGGCCGTAGGTCATGATCTTGAGGTTCTCCTCGACCGTCAGGTTCGGGAAGATCCCACGGCCTTCGGGGATGCTGCACACGCCAGCGCGCGCGAGGCTGTCAGCTCCGACGCCGTTGACGTGCTGGCCGGCTATGTGCACACATCCGGCGGACGCCTCGTGGCGCCCGTCTATGACCTTCAACGTGGTCGTCTTGCCGGCGCCGTTGGGGCCGAGCAGGGCGAAGAGAGTGCCGGCAGGCACGAGCAGGTCGACGCCGCGAAGGACTTCGATGCGCCCGTAGGCTGCGCGCATCCCGATGAGCTGGATCGCCGGGGGTATCAACGCAGCGCCTCGAACTCGATGGTCGGGTCGGCGGGATGGCCCTGATCGGGCTCGATGATCTCGTCTCCGGCGCCGAGGTAGGCCTCTTGCACCTTGGGGTTGTTACGGACCTCGTCGGCCGTGCCCTGCGCGATGTGGATGCCGAAGTCGAGCACATGGATCCAGTCGCACACTTCCATGATCAGGTCCATGTCATGCTCGACCAGGAGCACCGCTATACCGTCGCCGGCGAGCTCGCCGAGCCGGCGGCCGAACTCCTCCGATTCGTGGGTGTCGAGACCCGACCCGGGCTCGTCGAGCAGCAAGAGCCGCGGCTGGGCGGCCAGGGCCCGGCCGAGCTCGGTTAGGCGGGCGAGCCCGGTCGGTAGGGTGTTGGCCGGGGCGTCGGCAACCCGGTCCAGCCCGATCCTGTCCACGATCTCGTCGGTCTGCGCGTCGACGTCGAAGCGGGTACGGCTCCAACGCCGGCGGATCTCGGCCGCGACCTGGATGTTCTCGCGGACTGTCAACGAGCCGAAGATCTCCAGCCGCTGGAACGTACGGGCGATGCCCATGCGGGCGCGCCGGTGCACCGGCAGGGACGTGACGTCGCTGCCGTCGATCATGACCCGGCCCTGCGTCGGGGACTGCAGGCCCGTGATGACGTTGAAGATGGTGGTCTTGCCGGCGCCGTTCGGTCCGATCAAGCCGGTCACCTTGCCCGAGTCCGCGTCGATGCTCACGGTGTCGAGCGCGGTCACGCCGCCGAAGCGGACGCTCACGTCAAGCGTCTGCAACAGTGGCATGGCTGACCTCTGCAGGGATGGGTGGAATCGACGACGGACCGAACCTTGGGGACCGGGAGAAAATCTCCCGGAAGCGCTCGCCCGTGCTGGCGATGATCCCCTCGGGACGCAGCACCAGACCCAGCGCGCCGAAGCCCGTCATGAAATAGGTGACCGCAGTGAACCTGGTGGGCAGGTGGATGGCGATCTGTGGAGCGAGTGACAGCGACAGGGCGCCGGCGAGCGCGGCGCCGGGTGTGGAAACGCCCCAGATGTAGACGATGAGCACGATGAACAGGCTCTGGATGTACTGGAAGTTGTCGCTGGTGACCGTGTGCTGGGTCGATCCGTAGAGGGCGCCCCCGAACGTCGCCAAGGCGGTGGCCACCGAGAACAGTGCGATCTTGGTGATCCTGAGGTTGAGGCCAAGGGTCGCGCACGCCGCCTGGCTGTCCTTCGTGGCGTTGAGCAGCCTTCCGAACGGACCCCTACGGATGGCGAGGACACCGGCCGCGAGAATGGCGAATATCGCGGTCATCACGATGAGGTTCGTGCGGTTGTTCTCGAGACTGAGGCCGGGGAGGTGCAGGCGCGGGACGACCAGGTCGCTGCGACCCATGACCGAGTCCTGCAAGAAGAACAGGTAGTAGGCGAGCTGCCCGAACGCCAGCGTCGACAGGGCGAGCTCGAGGCCGCGAAGTCGCAGTGCCGGTAGGGCGACCACCGCGCCCAGAGCGGCGCCGGCGAGTGCCGCTACGAGGAGCCCGACGGGGTTCCCGCCGTGGCCGGTGTGGGCGAAGATCCACGCGCCGAACCCGAAGAACGTGTACTGGGATAGGGAGATCTGCCCGCCGTAGCCCGACAGCAGGACGATCGAGAGTGCGCCGATGCCGAGCGAGACGCCGGCGTTGACGTTGCCTAGAACCGTCCCGTGCAGGAGCGGGGCGATGACGGCTGCGAGGACCACGAGGAGTGCGCCGGTGGTGAGGCTGGCCCGCGCCGATGGCACCCTGGTCGCCTTCGCGACCGGCGCGACCCC
This window of the Acidimicrobiales bacterium genome carries:
- a CDS encoding ABC transporter ATP-binding protein, whose translation is MPLLQTLDVSVRFGGVTALDTVSIDADSGKVTGLIGPNGAGKTTIFNVITGLQSPTQGRVMIDGSDVTSLPVHRRARMGIARTFQRLEIFGSLTVRENIQVAAEIRRRWSRTRFDVDAQTDEIVDRIGLDRVADAPANTLPTGLARLTELGRALAAQPRLLLLDEPGSGLDTHESEEFGRRLGELAGDGIAVLLVEHDMDLIMEVCDWIHVLDFGIHIAQGTADEVRNNPKVQEAYLGAGDEIIEPDQGHPADPTIEFEALR
- a CDS encoding ABC transporter ATP-binding protein yields the protein MIPPAIQLIGMRAAYGRIEVLRGVDLLVPAGTLFALLGPNGAGKTTTLKVIDGRHEASAGCVHIAGQHVNGVGADSLARAGVCSIPEGRGIFPNLTVEENLKIMTYGRSGLSASDVQDKTYTRFPILGERRKQLSGTLSGGQQQMLAISRAVVTDPSLLLVDELSMGLAPLVVKELYDVLGQLAADGMTVLLVEQFARTALAIADYAAVLVHGRVQDVGQPADMQDVAGAYLGAAS
- a CDS encoding choice-of-anchor P family protein; the protein is MRGRHEPVPQGPGPGRASRRLGGRLVCLAAASFLVWAVAPSGSAHADTSLIGWTSQADANSLDFVIDNTAGLAGAHPLAEGDVPEDSSDFETGPFGHGLASVVWPGGTAGNLGSLSGELGLPDQLAPLAAQANDPMRAETFYPAGPTDSTYPQGNTSGAAEMVSHADGNGTSTKSALSDFSVSGLFDVKGVQGNSQATTTDTEAQSTATGAFSSLSILGGLITVGATTSSATASSDGTSPIGRAYTHIGEITIEGHQVSVGTDGISVGPVSTNLPNALAAPTAAQVNQFISAFNVTMTPLPVVETNQSPAEEITAGGLKISLALPSDASVNLDCSALPSQLSQLGVLCTLPGFLTGSSLTITLGRATATAIATPPFPLDLGSGSLPTDTGVLGNLGGSTTAAGVAASMSTLPTGSSSPSLAGTPTTPAGGTSRSNGPGGTLGAITPAALSKPVKAGLLVSLLILAAIAGAGLVRMTRHIPDLPPASNCPLEEGT
- a CDS encoding ABC transporter permease, with amino-acid sequence MNEFIGLTIAGISLGAIYAIAASGLVVTYTTSGVFNFAHGAIGMVMAFTYWQLRVSDHWAAPFALGLCLLIIAPAIGVLLQRVLIRHVNINDTGLMLVVTLAILVALMGIAFTVWPQTTGRNLSLFFGANRHVSIAGNRVSYEELISIVLAAAVAGGLRLFFYNTRLGIAMRGVVDDRSLMALNGGRPASLNALSWMIGAALGALAGILQASTSALDVLNLTLLVLNSFAAAMLGRLRSLPLTFAGAMVLGLADAYVTGYVNLSGWLLHLRPVLPTLFLFIVLLVLPAVRLRAGVAPVAKATRVPSARASLTTGALLVVLAAVIAPLLHGTVLGNVNAGVSLGIGALSIVLLSGYGGQISLSQYTFFGFGAWIFAHTGHGGNPVGLLVAALAGAALGAVVALPALRLRGLELALSTLAFGQLAYYLFFLQDSVMGRSDLVVPRLHLPGLSLENNRTNLIVMTAIFAILAAGVLAIRRGPFGRLLNATKDSQAACATLGLNLRITKIALFSVATALATFGGALYGSTQHTVTSDNFQYIQSLFIVLIVYIWGVSTPGAALAGALSLSLAPQIAIHLPTRFTAVTYFMTGFGALGLVLRPEGIIASTGERFREIFSRSPRFGPSSIPPIPAEVSHATVADA